The DNA window CCTGCCGTGGATCAGCGGCCTCGCCGTGATGCCCGACGTACACCTCGGCAAGGGCGCGACGGTCGGCTCCGTCATCGCCATGCAGGGCGCCGTCTGCCCGGCGGCGGTCGGCGTGGACATCGGCTGCGGCATGAGCGCGGTCAAGACCTCCCTCACCGCCCGCGACCTGCCCGACGACCTCTCCCGGCTGCGTTCCCGTATCGAGGAGGCCATCCCGGTCGGCCGCCACGGCCATGACGACCCGGTCGACCCACGCCGCCTGCACGGCCTGCCCACCGCCGGCTGGGACGACTTCTGGCAGCGGTTCGACGGACTGGCCGAGGCCGTGAAGTTCCGCCGGGAACGGGCCCACTCCCAGATGGGTTCGCTGGGCGGCGGCAACCACTTCATCGAGGTCTGCCTGGACACCGACGGCGCGGTGTGGCTGATGCTGCACTCCGGTTCCCGCAACATCGGCAAGGAACTGGCCGAGTACCACATCGGCATCGCCCGCTACCTGCCGCACAACCAGGGCCTGGTCGACCGCGACCTGGCGGTCTTCATCGCGGACACGCCGCAGATGGCGGCGTACCGGCAGGACCTCTTCTGGGCGCAGGAGTACGCCAAGCACAACCGCTCCCTGATGATGGCGCTCCTCCAGGACACCGTCCGCCGGGAGTTCCGCCGCACCAAGGTCGCCTTCGACCAGGTGATCTCCTGCCACCACAACTACGTGGCGGAGGAGCGGTACGACGGCCAGGACATGCTGGTCACCCGCAAGGGCGCCATCCGCGCCGGCTCCGGCGAGTACGGCATCATCCCCGGCTCCATGGGCACCGGCTCGTACATCGTCCGCGGCCTCGGCAACACCGCCGCCTTCAACTCCGCCTCCCACGGCGCCGGCCGCAAAATGAGCCGCAACGCCGCCAAGAAGCGCTTCACCGCCGACGACCTCGCCGCCCAGACCAAGGGCGTGGAGTGCCGCAAGGACAGCGGCGTCGTCGACGAGATCCCCGCCGCCTACAAGCCCATCGAAAAGGTCATCGACCAGCAGCGCGACCTGGTCGAGGTCGTCGCCCAACTCAAGCAGGTCGTCTGCGTCAAGGGCTGACGTCCCGGGCGCGTCCCACCAGCGACATCTGGCGCCCAGGGCTTCCCCTGTGCGTCCTCACCGGACGGCTGGCATCCGGCCGAAGCGCCAGTCATCGACCCGCTTCCGGATGCCGGCCACCATGGGCAGTCCATCGACCTCGGCCGGTGCGAACCAGCGGACTTCGTGGGACTCCTCCGAGACGGTGATCGTGCCGCTGACGGGGCGGGCGAGCAGGCAGATGGAGAACTCCTGGCGCACCTCGCCGTCGTCGTAGGCGAAGACATGCCCCGGATTGGTGTAGGTCCCCACGATGCCCGTGATCTCGACGGTCAGGCCGGTCTCCTCCAGGGTCTCCCGGATGGCGCACTCCGCCAGGGATTCGCCCAGGTTCATGGCCCCGCCGGGCAGGGCCCACATGCCGTTGTCCGTCCGACGCTGGAGCAGGATGCGCCCCAGCTCATCCACCACGACCGCCGATGCGGCCGGTACCAGACTGTTGGGCTCGGGGGCCTCGGGGTCGTCCTCGTAGTCACGCCTGGCCATCGGTGCTCCCCCAAACGGGTCGGCCTTGCGTCCACAACTCGTCCGTGTGGGCCGCAAAGCGGTCGAACATGCCGTCATCCTGGCTTCGGCGCAGGTGCAGCATCGGCGCGTCATGGCCTATCCGATGCGTCAGCAGCGGGGTGACGATCATGTCGTCATCGAACCGGAAGACGGACAGGTGGGTGTGGCCGCTGGAGAAGCGGGCCTGGATTCCCTTGGTGTCCTTGATCTTCTCCAACTCGGCGAGTGTCACCCTGATGCGAATGGAGAGCGTGAGAGGGACGTCCTCGTCACGCTCCCGTGCCCGGGTCGTCTCGCTGTCGGGTTCACCCAAGAGAAAGCGGACCCTGCACCCTTGCTCTGCCTTGCGCCGCAAGGCTCCGCCGAGGTTCGCCTGTTCCAGCCACAGGAAGTAGTTGGTGTACCCGGCGAAGGTCAGCTCATCGCTCGCCTTGGTGATCAGGCTGCGCCACAGCGACGTGGGGGCGGCGGAGCGGTACGGGTATACGGACACGACTTCCCGGTCTGGACCAGTCTTGATCGCTGCCCGGACGGTGGATGGCCAGAGCATGGATTCGTCAACTCCCAGGGCGTCGCTTGCGGCCCATCGGTGCCGAGCGTGTGGGACGCGGCTGGCGTCAGCGAGCCACCTGCCCACCGTTTTGGCATCGACACCGCACTTCTCGGCTAACTGCCGCTCGCCCATCCTGGCATCGGCCATAGCGCGCCTGAGCGAATCGTTCAAGGCTTTCCCCGAAGTGTCCCTGGGACGTCTGGTGCACTTCTCAGCGTAGGGGCAAAGTGCGCCAGATGTCCGTAGTAGGCGGTGTGAACGGCCTTACCGGCGCCGGAAGCTGACTGTGTGATCGAGACGACACGGGCGGTGCCTCGCGAATCCCAGCACGCCGACCTCCGGATGCAGACAGCGACACCGCTCTCAGCCGCCGCGCCCTTCATGCCCGAGCTGATCTTGCAGCGCCCGACGATGTATTTGCGGTGGCTGGGCTGCTCGGCGGACGATCCGGCTGCGGGTCGTCGCGTACGGGACTTCACAGCTCTGGTGGTGGCCGGCTGGGGACTGGGTGCGCTGGTGGAGACGGTGCAACTCTGCGCGTCTGAGCTGCTGGGGAACTGCGTGCAGCACGCACGGCCCGATGCCCGGACGGAAGGGGCCTGCGGGGCGTCGCGCGCGGGTGTCGCACTGAGGGCGTGGCCTGCCTGGCTGTTTCTGGAGGTGTCGGACGACGATTCGCGCCCGCCGATACTCCCCCGCGCTGAGGGGTTCGGCCCGGATTCGGAAGGCGATCCGGAGGCGTTGCTGGCTACTTCGGGGAGGGGGCTG is part of the Peterkaempfera bronchialis genome and encodes:
- a CDS encoding RtcB family protein, which codes for MAYTAVPGVRVPIRMWTDPATVEGQAMQQLRNISSLPWISGLAVMPDVHLGKGATVGSVIAMQGAVCPAAVGVDIGCGMSAVKTSLTARDLPDDLSRLRSRIEEAIPVGRHGHDDPVDPRRLHGLPTAGWDDFWQRFDGLAEAVKFRRERAHSQMGSLGGGNHFIEVCLDTDGAVWLMLHSGSRNIGKELAEYHIGIARYLPHNQGLVDRDLAVFIADTPQMAAYRQDLFWAQEYAKHNRSLMMALLQDTVRREFRRTKVAFDQVISCHHNYVAEERYDGQDMLVTRKGAIRAGSGEYGIIPGSMGTGSYIVRGLGNTAAFNSASHGAGRKMSRNAAKKRFTADDLAAQTKGVECRKDSGVVDEIPAAYKPIEKVIDQQRDLVEVVAQLKQVVCVKG
- a CDS encoding NUDIX domain-containing protein, encoding MARRDYEDDPEAPEPNSLVPAASAVVVDELGRILLQRRTDNGMWALPGGAMNLGESLAECAIRETLEETGLTVEITGIVGTYTNPGHVFAYDDGEVRQEFSICLLARPVSGTITVSEESHEVRWFAPAEVDGLPMVAGIRKRVDDWRFGRMPAVR
- a CDS encoding DUF5919 domain-containing protein, with translation MADARMGERQLAEKCGVDAKTVGRWLADASRVPHARHRWAASDALGVDESMLWPSTVRAAIKTGPDREVVSVYPYRSAAPTSLWRSLITKASDELTFAGYTNYFLWLEQANLGGALRRKAEQGCRVRFLLGEPDSETTRARERDEDVPLTLSIRIRVTLAELEKIKDTKGIQARFSSGHTHLSVFRFDDDMIVTPLLTHRIGHDAPMLHLRRSQDDGMFDRFAAHTDELWTQGRPVWGSTDGQA
- a CDS encoding ATP-binding protein, with the protein product MIETTRAVPRESQHADLRMQTATPLSAAAPFMPELILQRPTMYLRWLGCSADDPAAGRRVRDFTALVVAGWGLGALVETVQLCASELLGNCVQHARPDARTEGACGASRAGVALRAWPAWLFLEVSDDDSRPPILPRAEGFGPDSEGDPEALLATSGRGLLIVRELADDVWWRPKDGGGKTVFARFALSGGGAR